The Halotia branconii CENA392 region TTCTTATCAAAATCCTCAAACTGCTCCTCGTCCCTCAATTATTTTGCTCGACCTCAATTTACCAGGAACCGATGGACGAGAAGTTTTAGAGCAAATCAAGCAAGATAAAAACTTAAAAAGTATTCCCGTAGTTGTATTTACTACTTCTTCTAACCCCAAAGATATTGAAATATGTTATCGACACTGTGCTGTTAGTTATATCCTAAAACCAATCGACATTAATAGATTAGTAGAAACTATTCAAACTTTTATTACTTACTGGCTGGACATTGCGATTCTCCCTGATGCTATTAGCAAATAGTCATGGCACAACCGCTAAGCATTTTAATCATTGATGATTCTCCCGAAGACCGCGAGGTTTATCGTCGTTATCTGCTGCAAGACCAAGAATACACTTACACAATTCTCGAAGAAGAATCAGGAGAAGGAGCGTTGGCATTATGTCACCAGTTTCAGCCTGATGGCATTTTATTAGATTTTTTGCTGCCAGACATGGATGGGCTGGAATTTTTGGCAGACTTAAAACAGCAGTCTAAAGTAGCTATGCCAGCAGTAATCATGTTAACAGGGTATGGCAACGAAGCAGTAGCTGTCCAAGCAATGAAAATTGGTGTCCAAGATTATTTAGTTAAAGGACAGACAACAGCCGAACGTTTGCTTTCTACTATTCACTCAGCCATTAAAAATACTCAGCTACGTCAAGAACTGCAAAAAAGTGAAGAACGTTTCCGTACTTCGGTTGAGAATATGCTGGACTGCTTTGGCATTTACTCAGCCATGCGGAATCAAACGGGTGAAATAATAGACTTTCGCATTGATTATGTGAATGCTGCTGCTTGTGAATGTCATCAATTGACCAAAGAGAAACATTTGGGTCAAGGATTATGCCAAATTTTACCTGCTTATCAAGAGATTGGTTTGTTTGATGAGTATTGCCAAGTTGTAGAAACAGGTAAACCATT contains the following coding sequences:
- a CDS encoding response regulator, with product MIGNIAQTLLVIEDSDEDFEALCRVMQRQEVVSHVFRCTDGDEALDFLYRTGSYQNPQTAPRPSIILLDLNLPGTDGREVLEQIKQDKNLKSIPVVVFTTSSNPKDIEICYRHCAVSYILKPIDINRLVETIQTFITYWLDIAILPDAISK